One genomic window of Metopolophium dirhodum isolate CAU chromosome 4, ASM1992520v1, whole genome shotgun sequence includes the following:
- the LOC132943343 gene encoding probable protein phosphatase 2C T23F11.1, translated as MGQTLSEPVTTKHTESCQNQFLKVGSSSMQGWRINMEDSHTHILALPDDPNAAFFGVYDGHGGARIAQYAGKHLHKFITKRPEYEENKISDALQLGFMDMDTAMAEDELLKDELAGSTAVVVLLKDKKMYCANVGDSRAIASVSGVVEPLSYDHKPNNELETKRIEAAGGWVMFNRVNGNLALSRALGDYIFKKNDQKKLDEQIVIAWPDIEVKPVTKDLEFIVLACDGIWDVMTNEEVVEFVRFRVSNGMEPEDICEDLMTRCLAPNGQMGGLGCDNMTVVIVCFLGEGRTWKELQVQCSKPSAAESNSPNSSPTSSPKAKH; from the exons ATGGGTCAGACATTATCAGAACCGGTGACTACAAAGCACACGGAAAGCTGTCAGAACCAGTTTCTAAAGGTTGGCTCCAGCTCTATGCAAGGATGGAGAATCAACATGGAAGATTCCCACACTCATATACTGGCACTTCCTGATGATCCGAATGCCGCATTTTTTGGAGTATATGATGGTCATGgcg gtGCAAGGATAGCACAATATGCTGGCAAGCATTTACATAAATTTATTACCAAAAGACCAGAGtatgaagaaaataaaattagtgaTGCCTTACAACTG GGTTTCATGGACATGGACACTGCTATGGCTGAAGATGAACTTTTAAAAGATGAGCTTGCTGGATCAACTGCTgtagttgttttattaaaagataaaaaaatgtattgt GCAAACGTTGGAGATTCAAGAGCTATTGCATCAGTAAGTGGTGTAGTTGAACCATTATCATATGACCACAAACCAAACAATGAGTTAGAAACCAAAAGAATTGAAGCAGCTGGTGGTTGGGTCATGTTTAACAGGGTGAATGGCAACTTAGCTCTATCCAGAGCTCTAggagattatattttcaaaaaaaatgaccaaaaaaaattagatgAACAAATTGTTATTG CCTGGCCTGATATTGAAGTTAAGCCAGTTACAAAGGACTTAGAATTTATTGTCTTAGCATGTGATGGAATTTGGGACGTAATGACTAATGAA gaagTTGTTGAGTTTGTGCGTTTCCGTGTCAGCAATGGCATGGAGCCCGAGGATATATGTGAAGACTTAATGACAAGGTGTCTAGCACCTAATGGTCAAATGGGAGGTCTTGGGTGTGACAATATGACAGTTGTGATAGTTTGTTTCCTAGGAGAAGGACGTACTTGGAAAGAATTACAAGTACAGTGTTCTAAACCTTCAGCTGCAGAATCAAACAGCCCAAATAGCTCCCCAACATCAAGTCCCAAAGCCAAGCACTAG